GTGCGGGTTCCTTTGGAGACCATTGCTTTGGGGCGTTCTGGGGACAAGGGCAGTGCCTCCAACGTTGGGCTCATTGCCAGAAGCCCGCAGGCGTACCAGTGGATGCGGGAAAACCTCACGCCGGAATGGGTCAAGCAGGTGTTTGGGCAGGTGGTGCGCGGCCCGGTGGTGCGCTACGAGGTTCCCAACCTGTTGGCGTTGAACTTCATCCTGCACGATTCCCTGGGAGGCGGGGGCAGCGAAAGCTTGCTCACCGATGCCCAGGGGAAAACCCACGCCCAGGGGCTTTTGCGCGTGGAGGTGGAGGTTCCCGACGAGGTTTTGGCCAGCGTCCAAGGCCCCCGAGACGCCTGATTTCGCACCCCGCAGTTGACAACTTCCCCCCATCCGTTCATACTTCGCCTCGCCTGGCGGGCCCAGGTAGCTCAGTCGGTAGAGCGAGGGACTGAAAATCCCTGCGTCGGCGGTTCGATTCCGTCCCTGGGCACCACTCCTGCAGCACCTTTTACCTGGCAAAACCGAAACGGGATTTTCAGGACCGAGCTCTACGAGGGGGCGCGGGAAGAGGAGCTGGCGTCCAGCTTTGCTGGCGCCGGCGTGGGGGCGCGGGGGGCTAAGCCGCTCGCGGGTGGGAGGGAGGGCTGCGAGCGTGCCCCCCGCGTAGGATGCCCGCGAGCGCGCGAAGCGCGCGAGTGTCCCCCCGAACAGATGCCGAGGGACGTCCCGGAGCGGAGCAGCCGAGCGAGGAGCGAAGGGGAAAATCCCTGCGTCGGCGCTGCTTTCCTTTTCGGGGGAGCGGGCGCCCAGCCATCCGCCCGCCCGGCGCCCTTGAACCCCCCCGAACCCCCCGCTCGCCGCGTACACGCCGCGGCTCGCCCGTCCGTCCCTGGGCACCACTTCTGCAGCACCTTTCATCTGGCAAAACCGAAACGGGGATTTTGCAGGACCGAGCACTACGAGCGTGCAGCAGAAGCTCAATAGAACGGAGCCCAGCCAAGATTCAGAAAATGCGGGACCCACGCTCTGTGGCGGGTTTTTTGTGAAATCGCCGCAACTGGAAAGAGCCGAAAATCGGTTAAAACAACAAGGGCAGGCCTCGACGTGGCCAACCGAGGCACCAGTTTGTTCCCAGGCTTCCTCAGTGGCTGCCAAACTGGAGGGGGATCACCTGGTCTCCCGTAGGGGTGCGCAGGACCAGCCTGCCGGAGAAATCAACGGAAGGGTTGTTCAACAAGGACTGCACCGCACCCCCTAGGGAAGCCAGCGGGACTTCCTGTTCCAAAAGCACGTCGTTGGCCCGGCCCGGTCGCAGGCGCATGCCCGGCCTGTTTGCGGAAAGGAGCGTGGTTTCCCCCACCTTGACCTCGTACTCAATGCGCTTCACCACCAGCTCGAAGCTAAAGGGGTTGTAAAGGGAAAGGAGCGCTGAAAAACCCACTTGAGCCAGGCCTGGAGCAAGCTGCAGCCGGTCCAAACGGGCAAAGAGCTCGTACGCCCGTCTGGGTGAAAATGAAACTTGCCCCGGATCCCCCAGATCTACTGAGCCTTCTGCAGCGAGAACGGGTTTTCCTGAAGCGTCGAGGGCTTCCCAGCGCAGGGGAAGGGCGTGGGGATCGTGGCTCAACACCGCTTCGGGTACCGAGGCGTAAGGGAGCTGAAACCGGGCCTCGAAGCCATCGCCGGTCAAGCTCACATCGGGCGAACCCGGAAGGTTGATCGGGTTTGTCCCTACGTAGAGCTTTTGCTTGGCGAAATCCTTAAGCTTTTGAACCTTTCCCCGGGCCTGGAGGGTTACCAAAACTACGCTTCGGTCGGGCAAATCGGCGGTGAGCTTCACGATTCTGGCTGCCGGGGCCGGCGTGGGGGAGGGGGAAGCAAGAGCCAGGAGCAGCAGGAGGCCCGTCATTTAACCTCGGGGGCGTTGGCCAGAACCCACGCTAAGCGAGCCAGAGCCAGAGCCCCAGCTTGTAAATGCTCGGGGTTGACCTTGTCCAGCGTGTCGGCGTTGGTGTGGTGGTAGTCGAAGTAGTGGGTGGGATCGGGAGCAAGCCCAATGAGCGGCACGCTTTGGCTGGCCAGCGGGGAAATGTCAGCCCCGCCCCACCCGGGACGTGCTGAAAGCGAAGTGGTGGCCAAAAGCGGCCAGAGCCACCCCATCAGCTGGGGTGGGGCGTTGATGCTCCAGGCCGCCGGGAGAAAGCCCCCCATGTCGCTTTCGATGGCGGCAATGTGCTTTTGCGCCCCAAACTCGCGGGCGTACGCCTTACCACCGTCAATGCCGAACTCCTCGTTGGCAAACAGCACCGCCCGCACGGTGCGGCTGGGTCGTACCCCCGCCAGCTTCAAAAGACGCATGGCCTCCAGCACGTGAACCGATCCAGCACCGTCGTCGTGGGCCCCCTGTCCCACGTCCCAGGAGTCCAGGTGGGCACCCAAAAGCACGATTTCCTCGGGCCGTTTTTCCCCGGGGATTTCGCCAATGACGTTGTGGGCTAGGGTTTTGCCACCGGTTTTGCAACCCAGCTCCAGGCGCAGCACCGGTATTACCCCGGAACTGACCAGCCGCGCAATCCAATCGGCGTCCTCCTGGCTAATGGCGGCAGCGGGGATTTGCGGCTTCCCCTCTTCGTAGTGCAGCATGCCGGTATGGGGGGTGGCCAGGCTAGCGGTGGCCAGCGAACGCAAAAGCATGGCTTTGGCGCCAAAAGCCGCGGCGCGGGAGGCCCCCTGCGAGCGAATCCTCGAGCCCGCCCCGTAATCCTGGGGCTTGGACATGGGGAAGGCGTAAAGCACGATGGCCCCCTGTACCTGCGGGCCCACCTCGTCCAGGCTCCTGACCACTACCACCGGTGCTTCCACCCCTGGGGTGCCCACCGAGCCCCCCAGGGCCAGAACCGGCAGCTCCCTCTGGGTGGGCTGGAGCATGAGCAAGCGCGCGGATCCCCGTTCCCACACCGGCACCTCCACCGGTTGCAGCCGCACGTTTTCCAGGCCGTCCTGCTTCATGATCTCAGCGGCCCAGGAAGCGGCGCGGGCATAGGCTGGGCTCCATGCTGGACGTGGTCCGATGCGATCGCAAAGGTAGCTCAAGCGCTCGTAAGCCAGGTTGCTGCTGCCGGCAAGGGCGGCAAAGTCCGGGATTGGCGTGGGGCTTGGGGCCTGAGCCCACAGTCCTGCCGCCAGAACCCACGAGGAAAAGCACGCCAGCGTTTGTTTTTTGGTCATCCCCCCAAGACCTCCTCGCGGTCCTTCTACGCG
This Thermoanaerobaculum aquaticum DNA region includes the following protein-coding sequences:
- a CDS encoding AtuA-related protein, whose translation is MVRVPLETIALGRSGDKGSASNVGLIARSPQAYQWMRENLTPEWVKQVFGQVVRGPVVRYEVPNLLALNFILHDSLGGGGSESLLTDAQGKTHAQGLLRVEVEVPDEVLASVQGPRDA
- a CDS encoding LEA type 2 family protein encodes the protein MTGLLLLLALASPSPTPAPAARIVKLTADLPDRSVVLVTLQARGKVQKLKDFAKQKLYVGTNPINLPGSPDVSLTGDGFEARFQLPYASVPEAVLSHDPHALPLRWEALDASGKPVLAAEGSVDLGDPGQVSFSPRRAYELFARLDRLQLAPGLAQVGFSALLSLYNPFSFELVVKRIEYEVKVGETTLLSANRPGMRLRPGRANDVLLEQEVPLASLGGAVQSLLNNPSVDFSGRLVLRTPTGDQVIPLQFGSH
- a CDS encoding M28 family peptidase; translation: MTKKQTLACFSSWVLAAGLWAQAPSPTPIPDFAALAGSSNLAYERLSYLCDRIGPRPAWSPAYARAASWAAEIMKQDGLENVRLQPVEVPVWERGSARLLMLQPTQRELPVLALGGSVGTPGVEAPVVVVRSLDEVGPQVQGAIVLYAFPMSKPQDYGAGSRIRSQGASRAAAFGAKAMLLRSLATASLATPHTGMLHYEEGKPQIPAAAISQEDADWIARLVSSGVIPVLRLELGCKTGGKTLAHNVIGEIPGEKRPEEIVLLGAHLDSWDVGQGAHDDGAGSVHVLEAMRLLKLAGVRPSRTVRAVLFANEEFGIDGGKAYAREFGAQKHIAAIESDMGGFLPAAWSINAPPQLMGWLWPLLATTSLSARPGWGGADISPLASQSVPLIGLAPDPTHYFDYHHTNADTLDKVNPEHLQAGALALARLAWVLANAPEVK